The Sulfitobacter sp. DSM 110093 genome includes a window with the following:
- a CDS encoding phospholipase D-like domain-containing protein produces MRGDLSLAQAGHGRPTDGASIQSLFNDSTTWRVARADRFGLIVDAADYFRVLREIFLGARQQLMLVGWDFDFELEMLPGESDEDGNAPDGYPNQLGAFVEAVVERTPELNVYLLKWNGAVLAAPGRLVPSLALSLFGGDRIHFALDGHHPFGACHHQKIVVADDALAFCGGIDATEDRWDTPEHLPNDPRRIRKDGTPSDPWHDATSAMSGPAAAAFGELSRRRWLRATGDEIERPRDMPQSEWPDRLPVDAEEVDVGIARTEPPFDEEPLINEIEQLYLSGIRSAREYIYIESQYLAAESVCEALKARLAEDDGPEIVIINPRDAESQLEDDAMHVLRERLVEELKRADHQNRFRIYFPVTEAGEPIYVHAKIMIIDDHLLRLGSSNLNNRSMGFDTECDVAIEQPSQVIEGFRNRLIGEHLGKTPERVAEVSARTGSMIGMIETLNGKKGRGLRAVFRDTETVMGGFLANTRLLDPRYHPGEDTSTGRGIRPRHLALIAGGLGVAWMAWRKWGRRD; encoded by the coding sequence GTGCGCGGCGATTTGAGTTTGGCACAGGCGGGCCACGGGCGCCCGACCGATGGGGCAAGCATCCAAAGCCTTTTCAACGACAGCACAACATGGCGCGTCGCGCGGGCTGACCGTTTTGGTCTCATCGTGGATGCGGCGGATTACTTCCGCGTTTTGCGTGAAATCTTCCTCGGGGCGCGGCAACAATTGATGCTGGTCGGCTGGGATTTTGATTTTGAACTCGAAATGCTGCCGGGCGAAAGTGACGAAGACGGCAACGCACCAGACGGCTACCCCAATCAACTTGGTGCCTTTGTCGAAGCGGTGGTTGAGCGTACGCCGGAACTGAATGTCTATCTGCTGAAATGGAATGGCGCGGTGTTGGCCGCGCCGGGGCGTCTGGTACCGTCGCTTGCGCTGAGCCTATTCGGGGGTGATCGGATTCATTTCGCGTTGGATGGCCACCACCCCTTTGGCGCCTGTCACCATCAAAAGATCGTCGTGGCCGATGATGCGCTGGCCTTCTGCGGCGGGATCGACGCGACCGAAGACCGCTGGGATACGCCTGAGCACCTGCCGAACGATCCGCGCCGAATTCGTAAAGATGGCACACCATCCGACCCATGGCATGATGCAACTTCGGCCATGTCTGGCCCTGCCGCCGCGGCGTTCGGCGAACTCTCTCGTCGCCGATGGCTGCGGGCCACGGGGGATGAGATTGAACGGCCCCGCGATATGCCGCAGTCAGAATGGCCCGACCGTCTGCCCGTGGATGCCGAGGAGGTTGATGTGGGGATCGCCCGGACCGAGCCGCCATTCGACGAAGAACCCCTGATCAACGAGATTGAGCAACTCTACCTCTCAGGAATCAGGTCTGCGCGCGAATATATCTATATTGAATCTCAGTATCTGGCCGCAGAATCAGTTTGCGAGGCGTTGAAGGCCCGGCTGGCCGAAGATGATGGCCCGGAGATTGTTATCATCAACCCGCGCGATGCGGAATCGCAGTTGGAAGATGACGCCATGCATGTCCTGCGGGAACGGTTGGTCGAAGAGCTTAAACGCGCCGACCATCAAAACCGTTTCCGCATTTATTTCCCCGTCACCGAAGCAGGGGAGCCGATTTATGTACACGCGAAGATCATGATCATCGACGACCACCTTTTGCGATTGGGGTCTAGCAACCTCAATAACCGTTCTATGGGGTTTGACACGGAATGCGACGTCGCGATTGAGCAGCCTTCGCAGGTGATCGAAGGGTTCCGGAACCGACTGATCGGTGAACATCTGGGTAAAACGCCAGAGCGCGTGGCCGAGGTATCGGCCCGGACGGGATCAATGATCGGAATGATTGAGACCCTCAACGGCAAGAAAGGCCGGGGGCTGCGCGCGGTCTTTCGAGACACCGAAACAGTGATGGGTGGCTTTCTGGCCAATACCCGTCTTCTCGACCCGCGCTATCATCCCGGGGAGGATACCTCGACCGGGCGCGGTATCCGCCCGCGCCATTTGGCGTTGATTGCGGGCGGGTTGGGTGTTGCTTGGATGGCATGGCGCAAATGGGGGCGCCGGGATTAG
- a CDS encoding efflux RND transporter periplasmic adaptor subunit has translation MKSLRQFIVFLLVLVAGLYVMLTYVPASRPFVANTGLLELLGIDPAPEEADGGGAGWGGGGPSLVVTAEVGEEKLADRITAIGDGRARRSVTVRSNAVGVITELNLPAGQLIEAGTVIALLENEAERIAQKQAELQLENARTEQVRVERLQNTGAVSEVRLRETELALESAELALSQAQFDLSQRRILAPISGWVGITDIEEGDRVNAQDELATITDRSEILIDFRVPERVVGKLALGKEITVTPLGMRDLTLKGEVSAIDSVIDRASRTLLVQGRVPNEDDQLRAGMAFSVSLTFVGEALLAIPPLAVQWSSDGPFVWTVREGKTHQVTVEIAQRNSGSVLVLSEGLTAADVVVTEGVQTLREGGDVREVNRSGSVQSDAAPAEKKTL, from the coding sequence GTGAAATCTCTGCGCCAATTTATCGTATTTTTGCTGGTTCTCGTTGCTGGGCTCTATGTGATGTTAACCTATGTACCCGCGTCGCGCCCCTTTGTGGCCAATACCGGTTTGCTGGAACTCTTGGGCATTGATCCCGCACCGGAGGAAGCGGACGGCGGCGGTGCTGGCTGGGGCGGCGGCGGGCCGTCTTTGGTGGTCACCGCCGAGGTGGGCGAGGAGAAGTTGGCCGACCGCATCACCGCAATCGGGGACGGCCGCGCACGCCGGTCAGTGACCGTGCGGTCCAACGCTGTAGGGGTTATCACCGAACTCAATCTGCCCGCCGGGCAATTGATTGAGGCGGGCACGGTGATCGCTCTGTTGGAGAATGAAGCCGAGCGGATTGCGCAAAAACAGGCCGAATTGCAACTAGAGAATGCCCGCACCGAACAAGTGCGTGTTGAGCGGTTGCAAAACACCGGCGCGGTCAGCGAAGTGCGCCTGCGTGAGACTGAACTGGCCTTGGAAAGCGCTGAACTCGCCCTGAGCCAAGCGCAGTTTGATCTGTCCCAACGCCGTATCCTCGCGCCGATCTCTGGCTGGGTTGGGATCACCGACATTGAGGAAGGCGACCGCGTTAATGCCCAAGACGAGCTTGCCACGATCACCGACCGCAGCGAAATTCTGATTGATTTCCGCGTGCCGGAACGGGTGGTCGGCAAATTGGCCTTGGGCAAAGAGATCACGGTTACTCCTCTTGGTATGCGGGATCTAACGCTTAAGGGCGAAGTCAGCGCGATTGACAGCGTGATCGACCGCGCCAGCCGTACCCTTTTGGTGCAGGGCCGGGTGCCCAACGAAGATGACCAACTGCGTGCTGGTATGGCTTTTTCCGTTAGCCTCACATTTGTCGGAGAGGCGCTTTTGGCGATCCCTCCGTTGGCGGTGCAGTGGTCTTCTGATGGGCCGTTTGTTTGGACGGTTCGCGAGGGCAAGACGCACCAAGTCACGGTTGAAATCGCGCAGCGCAACAGCGGTTCCGTGTTGGTCCTGTCGGAGGGGCTGACCGCGGCTGATGTCGTGGTAACCGAGGGCGTGCAAACCCTGCGCGAAGGCGGCGATGTCCGAGAGGTCAATCGGTCTGGCAGCGTGCAGTCAGACGCAGCCCCCGCAGAAAAGAAAACCCTATGA
- a CDS encoding OpgC domain-containing protein, with translation MQQHNPGLPPAAAAVGTLRVGKAPRDPRIDVFRGIALVMIFINHVPGNPYEYLTIRNLGFADAAEAFFLMSGIAAGLAYTPRFIEKDRMSHGLWRAIAPLWKRAWSLYVVQIALSAFALGIFAAAFQITTQAEFLTKINMRQVFQNPTQALIGIPLLTHQFGYVNILPAYSVLLVCAPAAIMHGLRSPRLLLALSLTLWLVTGIYRLNLPNYPNPGGWFFNPFAWQAIFICGLLVGLSQRQGYRFFPQSRALFWLSVTVLLGILAWKYVPGLGQFLNLQMHHLREAGVPFNLTSHDKTYLSAPRFIHILALGYFLSQLPTVTRMAAHRMASPFRLIGQHGLLIFASGTVLALLCQTVMLAEPEAVWMVWVLPVLGTGALLGIARIAEASRRVLSAPATAAERQPALTGTGFEKPPTVQSKP, from the coding sequence ATGCAACAGCATAACCCCGGCCTACCCCCTGCGGCTGCTGCCGTCGGGACCCTGCGCGTGGGCAAAGCCCCCCGCGATCCGCGCATTGATGTGTTTCGCGGCATCGCGCTGGTAATGATTTTTATCAATCACGTGCCTGGGAACCCCTATGAGTATTTGACCATCCGCAACCTTGGGTTCGCCGATGCTGCAGAGGCGTTTTTCCTCATGTCCGGCATCGCCGCAGGTCTGGCCTATACGCCTAGGTTTATTGAAAAAGACCGCATGAGCCATGGGCTCTGGCGTGCAATTGCGCCGTTGTGGAAACGCGCTTGGTCGCTGTACGTCGTGCAAATCGCGCTTTCTGCATTTGCATTGGGCATCTTTGCGGCGGCGTTTCAGATCACCACGCAGGCTGAGTTCCTGACCAAGATTAACATGCGACAGGTGTTTCAAAACCCGACCCAAGCTCTGATCGGCATCCCGCTTTTGACGCATCAGTTCGGCTATGTGAACATTTTGCCGGCCTATTCGGTTCTGCTCGTTTGTGCCCCGGCGGCGATCATGCATGGGCTACGTTCGCCGCGGCTCCTGTTGGCCCTGTCGCTTACCCTATGGCTCGTGACCGGTATTTACCGCCTGAACCTTCCAAACTATCCCAATCCGGGCGGCTGGTTTTTCAATCCCTTCGCATGGCAGGCGATTTTTATCTGCGGGCTGCTCGTGGGGCTAAGCCAACGCCAAGGCTATCGGTTCTTTCCCCAATCCAGAGCGTTGTTCTGGCTGTCAGTCACAGTGCTGCTGGGGATACTTGCATGGAAATACGTGCCGGGATTGGGTCAGTTCTTGAACCTTCAGATGCATCATTTGCGAGAGGCTGGCGTGCCGTTCAACCTAACGTCGCATGACAAAACCTATCTCTCGGCCCCTCGGTTTATTCATATTCTGGCTTTGGGGTATTTCTTGTCGCAACTTCCCACAGTGACCCGCATGGCAGCGCATCGGATGGCCAGCCCCTTCCGTCTGATTGGACAGCATGGGCTTCTTATCTTTGCAAGTGGGACCGTTCTGGCACTGCTTTGTCAGACTGTGATGCTTGCCGAACCGGAAGCCGTGTGGATGGTTTGGGTTCTACCCGTACTCGGAACAGGCGCGCTTTTGGGCATCGCGCGGATTGCCGAAGCCTCACGGCGGGTGCTGTCTGCCCCAGCGACAGCAGCGGAACGACAGCCCGCCTTAACTGGAACAGGGTTTGAAAAACCGCCTACAGTGCAATCAAAACCTTAA
- a CDS encoding efflux RND transporter permease subunit: MSAEASGEGTPPPSTGAGTALFVRRPILAFVLNALIVLAGIAALFGAEIRELPNVDRPVVTVTTTFSGASPESVDQELTGRIEGAVGRVSGVRAISSNSRFGRSRVTLEFNDSTDIDVAATDVRDAVARIVNQLPDGAEQPQIVKADANAQPVMRIAVTSTGRSPEELTKLVQERVEDRLISVNGVADLQVYGDREPFFRVDIDQLELASRGLTLGDIQGALADVAYDAPAGDLAGDRQSINVRTTASVATTHAFEAMEIKENVRLGDVAQVTLGPAEGETILRANGQLGLGIGIIRQATSNTLEISDDVRAVVAELNDTLPDDVRIFVTSDDATFISGSIREVLSTLAFAVGIVVAVIFIFLRDFRATLIPALTLPVALIGTLAAIYLVGFSINILTLLALVLATGMVVDDAIVVLENIVRQRAAGMGPRAAAVLGTSQVFFAVVTTTATLAAVFIPLSFLPGQAGGLFREFGFTLAIAVMLSSVVALSLCPVLASRLLTRPAVENPRGPVVALGNWLYRLYAATLRWALAMPYVVVLIAAFVALTAVLVSGEIRQELTPREDRAVALLSVTAPQGVSLEYTQGKMREIEDLITPLQQTGEVTNIFSITGFGADNRGFMVFTLAGWADRERAQDEIVGEMNGKLRGIVGVRAFAIQPNSLGIRGAGRGLSFAITGNNYEQLSEVAQAMVDRLSTDPAMGQVRLEYERTQPQLFVQIDRTLAADLGVDITGLGQALQAMLDGREVASVFIDDTSYGVQMLSTSDPVNDPRDLENVFVQSGTGKMISLASFVTLEERAVAPELDREDQNRSVEISAGLTPGLSLGDALVQVRAIGDEVLADENLIVPLAEAAALDQTSSGLFVTFGFAILVVFLVLAAQFESFISAVVVMATVPLGLACAIFALLMTGQSLNVYSQIGLVMLIGIMAKNGILIVEFANQLRDQGADIHEAIFGASTIRLRPVMMTMTSTVLGGVPLILSSGAGAEAREALGWVIVGGLGMATLSTLYLTPVAYFLLARFTTPKAAEEARLQRELSEAQPV, encoded by the coding sequence ATGAGCGCCGAGGCATCTGGCGAAGGTACGCCACCGCCTTCTACCGGCGCTGGCACCGCGCTGTTCGTCCGCCGGCCAATCCTTGCTTTTGTGTTGAATGCGCTGATCGTGCTGGCGGGCATTGCCGCGCTTTTTGGAGCGGAAATTCGCGAATTGCCCAATGTCGACAGGCCCGTCGTAACCGTTACCACGACATTCTCAGGCGCGTCGCCTGAATCTGTGGATCAAGAGCTGACGGGGCGGATTGAAGGCGCGGTGGGCCGTGTTTCCGGTGTGCGGGCAATATCATCGAACTCACGCTTCGGACGCAGTCGGGTCACGCTGGAGTTCAACGACAGCACCGATATCGACGTGGCCGCTACCGATGTACGCGACGCTGTCGCGCGGATCGTGAACCAACTACCTGATGGAGCCGAACAGCCGCAGATCGTCAAAGCTGACGCAAATGCACAACCGGTGATGCGGATCGCTGTGACGTCGACGGGCCGTTCACCCGAGGAACTGACCAAACTGGTGCAGGAACGGGTCGAAGACCGCCTAATCTCGGTCAACGGGGTTGCGGACTTGCAAGTTTACGGCGACCGCGAGCCGTTTTTCCGCGTCGATATTGATCAGTTAGAGCTGGCCAGCCGAGGCTTAACCTTGGGTGATATCCAAGGCGCTTTGGCGGATGTCGCTTATGACGCACCTGCGGGCGATCTGGCGGGGGACCGCCAGTCGATCAACGTGCGCACGACAGCCAGCGTCGCGACCACGCATGCGTTTGAGGCGATGGAGATCAAGGAGAATGTCCGGCTCGGCGATGTTGCTCAGGTGACACTCGGTCCCGCCGAGGGAGAAACGATCTTACGCGCGAACGGGCAATTGGGGTTGGGCATCGGAATTATTCGGCAGGCAACCTCGAACACGTTGGAAATTTCAGACGACGTACGCGCCGTGGTGGCAGAGTTGAACGACACGTTGCCCGATGATGTGCGGATCTTTGTAACCTCTGACGACGCGACCTTTATCTCAGGGTCGATCCGCGAGGTGCTGTCCACGCTGGCCTTTGCCGTGGGCATCGTGGTCGCGGTGATTTTCATTTTCTTGCGTGATTTTCGCGCCACGCTAATCCCGGCACTGACCCTTCCGGTTGCCTTGATCGGCACGTTGGCGGCGATCTATCTTGTTGGTTTTTCGATCAATATCCTGACCCTTCTCGCCTTGGTGCTGGCCACGGGCATGGTGGTGGATGATGCGATTGTGGTTTTGGAAAACATCGTGCGACAGCGTGCGGCAGGCATGGGGCCACGGGCGGCAGCGGTTTTGGGCACATCACAAGTGTTCTTTGCCGTGGTCACAACCACGGCGACGCTGGCGGCGGTTTTCATTCCGCTGTCTTTCCTGCCGGGCCAAGCGGGCGGGTTGTTCCGTGAATTCGGCTTTACCCTCGCCATCGCGGTGATGCTGTCATCGGTCGTGGCGCTCAGCCTTTGTCCGGTGTTGGCCAGTCGTCTGCTGACCCGGCCTGCGGTCGAAAATCCGCGTGGGCCGGTGGTGGCGCTTGGCAACTGGCTTTATCGACTTTACGCCGCGACGCTTCGCTGGGCGCTGGCGATGCCCTATGTTGTGGTGCTGATCGCCGCTTTCGTGGCGCTGACGGCGGTGTTGGTCTCAGGCGAAATTCGCCAAGAGCTGACCCCGCGTGAAGACCGGGCCGTTGCTCTGCTCAGCGTCACTGCCCCGCAGGGTGTGTCGCTTGAGTATACCCAAGGCAAAATGCGCGAGATCGAAGACCTTATCACCCCGCTTCAGCAAACCGGAGAGGTAACGAACATCTTCTCTATCACCGGATTTGGCGCGGATAATCGGGGGTTCATGGTGTTTACCCTTGCCGGTTGGGCGGACCGCGAACGCGCGCAGGATGAGATCGTGGGCGAAATGAACGGCAAGCTGCGCGGCATCGTCGGGGTGCGGGCTTTTGCGATCCAGCCCAACTCGCTTGGTATTCGCGGTGCAGGGCGGGGGCTGTCTTTTGCGATCACTGGGAACAACTATGAGCAACTGTCCGAGGTTGCACAGGCTATGGTTGACCGACTGAGCACAGACCCCGCTATGGGGCAGGTTCGGTTGGAGTATGAGCGCACACAGCCGCAGTTGTTCGTTCAGATTGACCGGACATTGGCCGCCGATTTGGGTGTTGATATCACCGGTTTGGGTCAGGCTTTGCAGGCCATGCTTGATGGGCGGGAGGTCGCGTCGGTGTTTATCGATGATACCAGCTATGGGGTGCAGATGCTGTCGACCTCAGACCCCGTGAACGACCCGCGCGACCTTGAGAATGTCTTTGTGCAATCCGGTACGGGGAAGATGATTTCGCTGGCCAGTTTCGTGACGCTAGAGGAACGCGCAGTGGCACCCGAGTTGGACCGTGAAGATCAGAACCGTTCGGTCGAGATCTCTGCCGGGCTGACACCGGGCCTGTCGCTGGGTGATGCGTTGGTGCAAGTGCGGGCAATCGGCGATGAAGTGCTCGCCGATGAAAACCTCATCGTGCCCTTGGCCGAGGCCGCCGCATTGGATCAGACCAGCTCGGGGCTTTTTGTGACATTCGGCTTTGCGATTCTTGTGGTTTTCCTCGTGCTTGCCGCGCAGTTTGAAAGCTTCATCTCGGCAGTCGTGGTGATGGCGACAGTGCCATTGGGGTTGGCCTGTGCGATCTTTGCACTGCTGATGACGGGGCAAAGCTTGAACGTCTATAGCCAGATTGGTTTGGTGATGCTGATCGGGATCATGGCAAAGAATGGGATTCTGATCGTCGAATTTGCCAATCAGCTACGCGATCAGGGTGCCGATATTCATGAGGCGATCTTTGGCGCTTCGACGATCCGGCTGCGCCCGGTCATGATGACGATGACTTCAACCGTGTTGGGGGGCGTGCCGCTGATCCTGTCTTCGGGCGCGGGGGCCGAGGCGCGCGAGGCATTGGGTTGGGTGATCGTCGGCGGTTTGGGCATGGCCACGCTTTCTACCCTATATCTCACGCCTGTCGCCTACTTCCTACTGGCGCGGTTCACTACGCCAAAGGCCGCCGAAGAAGCCCGGCTGCAACGCGAACTATCTGAAGCGCAGCCTGTCTGA
- the mdoH gene encoding glucans biosynthesis glucosyltransferase MdoH has translation MTLQQRQLAADTPTRFARALAVTISLGCAALASMLLAEAAARDGFSGWDGIRAVLVFVTTAWLAWGASLALIGLFGGRSTAPRPNLHAPQPRTVIAVPICNEDPLTTFARIAAIDRSVARADVTADFVVLSDTRDDGLAGKEQFAFARLLRETNGAGRIFYRRRRDNSGRKAGNIEEFIRTSGGAYELAVILDADSLMEGDTIRAMIARMQSDPQLGLLQTLPKIIGARSFFGRALQFASWFHGPIFTRGLARMQGPTGPFWGHNAIIRVQAFAESCALPELSGPPPLGGHILSHDYVEAALLARAGWKVEVDETLGGSFEEGPENVLSFARRERRWCQGNLQHSRLIFAPGLAGWSRFVFLQNVTAYVVSLLWAAFLVTSAISTLYAPPPEYFPGPYQLFPVFPDTSTREITLLALGVLGLLVVPKMLILLHAILFDRARDFGRSLRMALSVLTEIILTTLLAPLMLLYHSRAVVQVLSGQDGGWPANQRNEGQLNLRDGWAAGYWIVLVGAAIIAAVQWLAPDLTIWLLPVAVPMLFAPFLIAWTSLPLNRVLFAVPEDAAPIDVVTEYDSICDVWRLTWNDEHLMPKAPSPDLTHATA, from the coding sequence ATGACACTCCAGCAACGGCAATTGGCGGCGGATACCCCCACCCGCTTCGCACGGGCGCTTGCCGTGACCATTTCACTTGGCTGTGCTGCCCTGGCTTCGATGCTATTGGCAGAGGCAGCCGCACGGGATGGTTTCAGCGGTTGGGATGGCATCCGCGCTGTACTTGTTTTTGTCACGACGGCTTGGCTCGCTTGGGGCGCGTCGCTTGCGTTGATCGGCTTGTTCGGGGGCAGATCAACCGCTCCTCGCCCCAACCTTCATGCGCCGCAGCCCCGCACCGTGATCGCCGTGCCGATCTGCAACGAAGACCCGCTAACCACATTCGCACGCATCGCAGCCATCGACCGGTCTGTCGCACGGGCCGATGTGACCGCAGATTTTGTCGTCCTGTCCGATACACGCGATGATGGGCTTGCGGGCAAAGAACAATTCGCATTTGCCCGATTGCTGCGCGAAACGAATGGCGCGGGGCGCATTTTCTACCGCAGGCGGCGCGACAATTCGGGGCGCAAGGCTGGCAATATCGAAGAGTTCATCCGCACTTCGGGCGGGGCCTATGAACTTGCCGTGATCCTTGACGCAGACAGTCTGATGGAGGGCGACACAATCCGGGCGATGATTGCCCGTATGCAGTCCGATCCGCAGCTTGGCTTGTTGCAGACCCTTCCCAAAATCATCGGCGCGCGGTCCTTTTTTGGCCGCGCTTTGCAGTTTGCCTCATGGTTTCATGGCCCGATCTTCACCCGTGGCCTTGCGCGCATGCAAGGCCCGACTGGGCCGTTCTGGGGCCATAACGCAATTATTCGGGTACAGGCTTTCGCGGAAAGCTGCGCCCTCCCTGAGCTTTCCGGCCCGCCCCCATTGGGCGGCCATATCCTAAGTCATGACTATGTAGAGGCCGCGCTTCTCGCCCGCGCAGGCTGGAAGGTTGAGGTTGATGAAACCTTAGGTGGCTCATTCGAGGAAGGTCCGGAAAACGTGCTTTCTTTCGCCAGAAGAGAGCGTCGCTGGTGCCAAGGCAACCTGCAACATTCCCGGCTGATCTTCGCCCCCGGACTTGCGGGTTGGAGCCGTTTTGTGTTCCTCCAGAATGTGACCGCCTATGTTGTCTCCCTCCTCTGGGCGGCGTTTTTGGTCACCTCGGCCATCAGCACGCTATACGCGCCGCCGCCGGAGTATTTCCCCGGGCCGTACCAACTCTTCCCCGTATTCCCTGACACCAGCACTCGCGAAATTACGTTGCTGGCCTTGGGCGTTCTGGGCCTTTTGGTGGTGCCAAAAATGCTGATCCTTCTGCATGCCATCTTGTTTGATCGCGCACGAGATTTTGGCCGCAGCCTGCGCATGGCGCTTTCCGTGCTGACCGAGATCATTCTGACCACGCTTTTAGCCCCGTTGATGCTGCTTTATCATAGCCGTGCCGTGGTACAGGTTCTATCGGGGCAAGACGGCGGCTGGCCTGCTAATCAGCGCAACGAAGGGCAACTTAACCTGCGTGATGGTTGGGCGGCAGGCTATTGGATCGTTTTGGTCGGTGCGGCGATCATCGCTGCGGTGCAGTGGCTGGCGCCTGACCTGACAATCTGGCTGCTGCCAGTGGCTGTCCCGATGCTGTTTGCCCCCTTTCTCATCGCTTGGACCTCTCTTCCGCTGAACCGTGTCCTGTTCGCTGTGCCAGAAGATGCGGCCCCCATAGATGTCGTTACAGAGTACGATAGCATCTGCGATGTCTGGCGCCTGACATGGAATGATGAACACTTGATGCCCAAAGCCCCTTCGCCGGACCTAACACATGCAACAGCATAA
- a CDS encoding MFS transporter: protein MRATVMPLVTLLLGFSLLQMSNGLQGTLLAIRAGLEGFGGVTTGLIMSGFFAGLSIGSFVAPRLISGVGHIRTFAALASVASAAALMHLAFIDPWVWIAVRCLTGFAFAGLIIVTESWLNASVSSAQRGKLLAVYGMVGMASGAAGQFLLNLGDPAEFILFVLVSIVMSLALVPISLSRVEGPRAEGAQEPPSLRRLWGLSPYGAVSAGLVGASIGTFYGLAPLFAQEMGYAQSRIALLIAAFTIGGLVLQFPLGWISDRMSRRGLGIGLAAAGGALMMLTLPIPIPSGSMLLVLGFAIGGLVLPAQSIVIAHVNDRAPGSAVVAVSGGLVLMQGIGAAIGPLLAGVLLDTLGPRGLPLALGAFQLAIVAWGLLRMTLRSDPETLERHAAPPLTPNFVEGELSREE, encoded by the coding sequence ATGCGCGCTACCGTTATGCCACTGGTGACATTGCTATTAGGCTTTTCACTTTTACAGATGAGCAATGGGTTGCAAGGCACGCTCTTGGCCATCCGCGCGGGGCTGGAAGGCTTTGGCGGGGTCACCACGGGCCTAATCATGTCGGGCTTTTTCGCTGGGCTAAGCATCGGCTCATTCGTGGCCCCGCGCCTAATCAGTGGCGTGGGCCATATCCGCACCTTTGCCGCGCTCGCCTCTGTCGCCTCGGCGGCGGCGCTGATGCATCTGGCCTTTATCGATCCGTGGGTCTGGATCGCCGTGCGCTGCCTGACGGGCTTTGCCTTTGCCGGGCTGATCATCGTCACAGAAAGCTGGCTCAATGCGTCGGTCAGTTCAGCACAGCGCGGCAAGTTGCTGGCGGTCTATGGCATGGTCGGCATGGCGTCGGGCGCGGCGGGGCAGTTTTTGCTTAACCTCGGCGATCCGGCTGAATTTATCCTCTTTGTTTTGGTCTCAATCGTGATGTCGCTCGCTTTGGTGCCGATCTCTTTATCGCGGGTCGAAGGGCCGCGTGCCGAAGGCGCACAAGAGCCGCCATCCCTGCGTCGCCTGTGGGGTCTGTCGCCCTATGGGGCGGTAAGCGCGGGGCTGGTGGGTGCCTCTATCGGTACGTTCTATGGGCTGGCACCCCTGTTTGCCCAAGAGATGGGATATGCCCAATCGCGTATCGCGCTGCTGATCGCCGCCTTTACCATTGGCGGGCTGGTCTTGCAGTTTCCGCTCGGTTGGATTTCTGACCGGATGAGCCGCCGTGGCTTGGGTATTGGCCTTGCGGCAGCTGGGGGTGCGCTGATGATGTTGACCCTGCCAATCCCCATTCCATCGGGGAGCATGTTGTTGGTGCTGGGATTTGCCATCGGCGGCTTGGTCCTACCCGCGCAGTCCATCGTCATCGCCCATGTCAACGACCGCGCGCCGGGGTCGGCGGTGGTCGCCGTCTCGGGTGGCTTGGTGCTGATGCAAGGCATCGGCGCGGCAATCGGACCGCTGCTGGCCGGTGTGTTGCTGGATACGCTAGGGCCACGGGGCCTGCCGCTGGCCCTCGGGGCGTTTCAACTTGCGATTGTCGCATGGGGCCTACTGCGCATGACCCTGCGCAGCGATCCTGAAACCCTAGAACGTCACGCCGCGCCGCCGCTGACCCCGAACTTTGTCGAAGGTGAATTGAGCCGCGAGGAATAG